The Methanobacterium sp. BAmetb5 genome includes a region encoding these proteins:
- a CDS encoding class I SAM-dependent DNA methyltransferase, which translates to MSNNFQEKVTFIWDLADLLRGAYKRNEYQKVILPFTVLKRFDSVLEYSKKDVLDNYNNYKDTIGNLEPILSRAAVDQDGNELGFYNYSKYDFKSLIQDPDHIEENLMHYLDSFSPNIQDIFDNFYIKNHISRLSKANLLFLLIKKFSESRVDLHPDKVSNHEMGTIFEELIRKFSEQSNEEAGEHFTPRDVVKLMTSLIFIENGIHLNDPNLIIKIYDPACGTGGMLTSCENFIREFNTTADVVLYGQEINQEIYAICKADMLIKGEISDNIKGPSSTLSEDQLPTDRFDFMISNPPYGRKWEQDKDAVMKEAEQGFEGRFGAGLPRINDGQLLFLEHMLSKMKIDEKSRIAVITNGSPLFTGDAGSGESNIRKWIIESDYLEAIIGLPDQLFYNTGIRTYIWVLTNQKPEERKGKIQLVDASQKYIKMRKSLGNKRHQLSDKDIDDILDLYCKFDENDVIKVFDNEDFGYTKVTVERPLQLNFEVNKERLENLYAVNAFSKLAASKSKDPETKLREENEGKELQNEIIKSLQKIDQHYKNWDEFEKRIKEALKPFKLSPAFIKNIIMALSEHDDTADYVTDAKGNMKPDPKHRDTEKIPLKDDVDEYFQREVLPYYSDAWMNRKKDKIGYEINFTQYFYQYQPPRPLEEIEADIKKVTAEIQELIKEDLDEI; encoded by the coding sequence ATGAGCAACAACTTTCAAGAAAAAGTAACATTCATATGGGACTTAGCAGACCTATTACGAGGTGCATACAAGCGGAACGAATACCAGAAAGTCATCCTTCCTTTCACAGTTCTTAAAAGATTTGACAGTGTGCTGGAATATTCTAAAAAGGATGTTCTGGACAATTACAATAATTATAAGGATACCATTGGTAATCTGGAACCTATTCTCAGTAGAGCTGCAGTGGATCAGGATGGTAATGAGTTAGGGTTCTACAACTATTCAAAATATGATTTCAAATCCCTTATTCAGGACCCGGATCATATTGAAGAGAACCTGATGCATTACCTGGACAGCTTCAGCCCCAACATCCAGGATATATTCGATAATTTCTACATTAAAAACCATATCAGCCGCCTGTCCAAGGCTAACCTTTTATTTTTACTCATTAAGAAATTTTCAGAATCCCGGGTGGATTTACACCCGGACAAGGTTTCCAACCATGAGATGGGAACCATATTTGAGGAATTAATCAGGAAATTCTCAGAACAATCCAATGAAGAAGCAGGGGAGCACTTCACACCACGGGATGTGGTTAAGTTAATGACCAGCCTCATTTTCATTGAAAATGGTATTCATCTCAATGACCCTAACCTGATTATAAAAATATACGACCCTGCCTGTGGAACCGGGGGAATGCTCACCAGCTGTGAGAATTTCATAAGAGAATTCAACACCACAGCAGACGTGGTTTTATACGGTCAGGAAATCAATCAGGAGATTTATGCTATCTGCAAAGCGGATATGCTCATTAAGGGAGAAATCTCTGATAACATCAAGGGGCCCTCCAGTACCTTATCTGAAGACCAGCTTCCAACTGACAGATTCGACTTCATGATCTCCAATCCACCCTACGGCCGTAAGTGGGAGCAGGATAAAGATGCGGTGATGAAGGAAGCTGAACAGGGATTTGAAGGACGATTCGGTGCAGGACTGCCCAGAATAAACGACGGCCAGTTACTATTCCTGGAGCACATGCTATCCAAGATGAAGATAGATGAAAAATCAAGGATAGCAGTAATCACAAATGGTTCGCCACTTTTCACTGGAGATGCCGGATCCGGTGAGAGCAACATCAGAAAATGGATAATTGAAAGCGATTACCTGGAAGCCATAATTGGACTTCCGGATCAGTTATTTTACAACACCGGTATCCGGACCTACATCTGGGTCCTCACCAACCAGAAACCAGAAGAAAGGAAGGGTAAGATTCAGCTGGTGGATGCCTCCCAGAAATACATAAAAATGCGGAAGAGCCTGGGAAACAAGAGACACCAGCTCAGTGACAAGGATATTGATGATATTTTGGATCTGTACTGTAAATTCGATGAGAACGATGTGATCAAAGTCTTTGATAATGAGGACTTCGGCTACACTAAGGTAACTGTGGAAAGACCATTACAGCTGAACTTCGAGGTAAACAAAGAAAGACTGGAGAATCTCTATGCTGTTAATGCCTTCAGCAAGTTAGCAGCAAGCAAGAGTAAAGATCCGGAGACCAAACTCCGGGAAGAAAATGAGGGAAAAGAGTTACAGAACGAGATCATCAAATCTCTCCAAAAAATCGACCAACACTACAAAAACTGGGATGAATTTGAAAAGAGAATAAAAGAGGCACTAAAACCATTCAAACTTTCACCTGCCTTTATAAAAAATATTATAATGGCATTATCCGAGCATGATGATACTGCAGACTATGTGACTGATGCCAAAGGCAACATGAAGCCAGATCCTAAACATAGGGACACAGAGAAGATTCCACTAAAGGATGATGTTGATGAATACTTCCAGAGGGAAGTCCTGCCGTATTATTCTGATGCTTGGATGAACCGTAAGAAGGACAAGATCGGTTATGAAATAAACTTCACCCAGTACTTCTACCAGTACCAGCCTCCAAGGCCCTTGGAAGAGATTGAAGCTGATATAAAGAAGGTCACTGCTGAGATCCAGGAACTTATTAAGGAGGATTTGGATGAAATTTGA
- a CDS encoding restriction endonuclease subunit S yields MKFEPYHEYKDSGVKWVDEIPKNWEAKKLKYIAHISTDKLNKKPDNLPYVGLEHIESWTGVLTDNQMDKVDSSVNLFHKGDILFGKLRPYLAKVVEAPFDGVCTTELVVFSVNGDVNNRFIFHQLLSHRFINIINALTYGVKMPRANPHQIQNMVVCVPPIDEQRKISSFLDKKTSEIDLTIEKDTGLIELLKEKRTALINHVVTKGLDPTVKMKDSGVEWIGRIPDDWDVNRLKFLTAKKAQYGANEEPEYNENKFDYRYVRITDVNDNGGLKKDSYAYLSKENARGFVLEEGDVLFARSGATVGKVYYYSQDDGNCCFAGYMIRYVTNNELLEPQFLLYYSLSKSYKEWIKVVSTQSTIENVSAEKYDELNIPTPKLSQQRQIVKFLDNEIPKIDEIILKIEEKISFLKEYKKSLIHHVVTGKVDVREVAV; encoded by the coding sequence ATGAAATTTGAACCTTATCATGAATATAAGGATTCTGGGGTGAAATGGGTTGATGAAATTCCTAAAAATTGGGAAGCAAAAAAATTAAAATACATAGCTCATATTTCCACTGATAAATTAAATAAAAAACCAGATAATCTTCCTTATGTTGGATTAGAGCATATAGAATCTTGGACAGGTGTCTTAACTGATAATCAAATGGACAAAGTTGATAGTTCAGTCAATTTATTTCACAAAGGAGATATTCTATTTGGAAAATTGAGGCCTTATCTAGCTAAAGTTGTTGAAGCACCTTTTGATGGTGTTTGCACAACTGAATTAGTTGTTTTCAGTGTAAATGGAGATGTTAATAATCGTTTTATTTTCCATCAGTTATTATCGCATCGTTTTATTAACATTATTAATGCCTTAACATATGGGGTTAAAATGCCCCGAGCTAACCCGCATCAGATACAAAATATGGTAGTATGTGTTCCTCCTATTGATGAACAAAGAAAAATATCATCATTTTTAGATAAAAAAACTTCAGAAATCGATTTGACAATTGAAAAAGACACCGGTCTTATTGAACTTCTCAAGGAAAAAAGAACTGCCCTGATAAATCATGTGGTGACCAAGGGTCTGGACCCCACAGTGAAGATGAAGGATTCAGGGGTGGAATGGATCGGCAGGATACCTGATGATTGGGATGTTAATAGGCTTAAATTTTTGACAGCCAAGAAAGCCCAATATGGAGCTAATGAAGAACCAGAATATAATGAAAATAAATTTGATTATAGATATGTTAGAATCACTGATGTTAATGATAATGGGGGATTAAAAAAAGATTCATATGCGTATCTCAGTAAAGAAAATGCTAGGGGCTTTGTTTTAGAAGAAGGGGACGTACTATTTGCTAGAAGTGGTGCAACAGTGGGCAAAGTTTATTATTACTCCCAGGATGATGGGAATTGTTGTTTTGCAGGATATATGATTCGTTACGTGACAAATAACGAATTACTTGAGCCTCAATTTTTGTTATATTATTCTCTGTCTAAATCTTACAAAGAGTGGATAAAGGTTGTTTCAACACAATCCACAATTGAAAATGTTTCTGCCGAAAAATATGATGAATTGAATATTCCCACACCTAAACTATCACAACAAAGACAAATTGTGAAATTTTTAGATAATGAAATACCAAAAATTGATGAAATAATCTTGAAAATTGAAGAGAAAATATCTTTCCTTAAAGAATACAAAAAATCCCTAATCCACCACGTGGTCACAGGTAAAGTGGATGTCCGGGAGGTGGCAGTGTGA